In Candidatus Roseilinea sp., one DNA window encodes the following:
- a CDS encoding serine hydrolase, whose protein sequence is MSYDFSAIEAYIHQLIRGTPLNGASLSIAHRGAVIYEQAFGAYSLDTHVVVASGTKWVSAAVIASLIGDGVLHLEARASDYLIGFDGDKSTITLRQLLAHTSGLPPGEAPCVGDASRSLAACADQIAQVSLIAAPGAAFAYGESAFQVAGRIAEVATGRPWAALFHERIAEPLGMTASDYDAERTGHPRVGSGLRSTLRDYSRFVRMIAAGGVLDGIRVLAPAVVALMHEDHTFGAPVIASPNLFPGSGYGLGVWRDLADEHGRVIQVSSPGASGFTPWVDFRRDLACVFLVRDAYRRMAAPVRELQRLVREAVDVGNRD, encoded by the coding sequence GTGAGCTATGACTTCTCTGCAATCGAGGCATACATCCATCAGTTGATCCGAGGTACGCCGCTCAACGGCGCGTCGTTATCCATCGCGCATCGCGGCGCAGTGATCTATGAGCAGGCATTCGGCGCCTATTCGCTCGACACGCACGTCGTCGTCGCTTCGGGAACCAAGTGGGTGAGTGCGGCGGTGATCGCTTCGCTGATCGGTGACGGCGTGCTTCATCTCGAAGCGCGCGCTTCCGACTACCTCATCGGTTTCGATGGCGATAAGTCCACGATCACGCTGCGGCAGCTGCTGGCGCATACGTCCGGCCTGCCGCCGGGTGAAGCGCCCTGTGTAGGCGATGCGTCGCGCTCCCTGGCTGCCTGCGCCGACCAAATCGCTCAGGTGTCGTTGATTGCGGCCCCGGGTGCGGCGTTTGCCTATGGGGAGAGCGCATTTCAAGTCGCCGGGCGAATCGCCGAAGTAGCGACCGGCCGGCCTTGGGCGGCGCTGTTCCACGAACGCATTGCCGAGCCACTGGGAATGACGGCCAGCGACTATGACGCCGAACGCACCGGCCACCCGCGCGTGGGCAGCGGCCTGCGCTCGACGTTGCGCGACTACAGCCGCTTCGTGCGCATGATCGCGGCCGGCGGCGTGCTCGACGGCATACGCGTCCTCGCGCCGGCGGTGGTTGCGTTGATGCATGAGGATCACACCTTTGGCGCGCCGGTGATCGCCTCGCCTAATCTCTTCCCCGGCAGCGGATACGGCCTGGGCGTCTGGCGCGACCTGGCCGACGAACATGGTCGAGTGATCCAAGTGAGCAGCCCAGGCGCGAGTGGGTTCACACCGTGGGTGGACTTTCGGCGGGATTTGGCGTGCGTCTTCTTGGTGCGCGACGCGTACCGACGCAT